Proteins encoded in a region of the Peptococcus niger genome:
- a CDS encoding 1,4-dihydroxy-2-naphthoate polyprenyltransferase has product MLSLDFYWRMIRPHTLSASFTPVFIGTAFAMQQSGHLRDLLLVAMLLATVLIQIAANLFNEYFDYRGGLDTKDSIGIGGTIVHDGASPGFVLRTAFICCLIAMVLGIYLAWSTSWWLLVVGAICMVIAFIYAGGPLPLSRTPFGEIFAGGIMGAGITCIAYFIQMNHMTPQVLWVALPPFILIGLILTANNLRDRLGDQKGGRRTLVILLGHRKSVLFMFGGLMLAYLWTFILLGIGHKWVILLPWLSAWRVRKVIGGFAKENQSPQEMMPAMAQMSKLNRDYGTYLALALILEFFIP; this is encoded by the coding sequence TTGTTATCCCTTGATTTTTACTGGCGGATGATTCGACCGCATACATTATCTGCCAGTTTTACGCCGGTCTTTATCGGAACCGCTTTTGCCATGCAGCAGAGCGGCCACTTGAGAGACTTGCTGTTGGTGGCTATGTTGCTGGCGACGGTCTTGATTCAAATTGCAGCCAACTTATTCAACGAATACTTTGATTATCGTGGCGGTTTAGATACAAAAGATTCCATTGGCATCGGCGGTACCATTGTCCACGATGGTGCCTCGCCCGGTTTTGTTTTACGCACTGCGTTTATCTGTTGTCTGATCGCAATGGTGCTGGGCATCTATTTGGCTTGGAGCACATCCTGGTGGCTCCTTGTCGTTGGTGCCATCTGTATGGTGATCGCCTTTATTTACGCCGGTGGGCCGCTGCCGCTCTCGCGTACCCCCTTTGGGGAAATTTTTGCAGGCGGAATCATGGGAGCCGGTATCACCTGTATTGCTTATTTTATTCAAATGAATCACATGACGCCACAAGTTTTATGGGTTGCCCTTCCGCCCTTCATCCTCATAGGCCTTATTTTAACCGCAAACAATTTACGCGATCGCCTTGGCGATCAAAAAGGCGGCCGACGCACCCTGGTGATTTTATTGGGCCATCGGAAGAGTGTCCTCTTTATGTTTGGCGGCCTGATGCTTGCTTATCTGTGGACCTTTATCCTTTTAGGAATTGGCCATAAATGGGTTATTCTGCTGCCATGGTTATCTGCCTGGCGCGTCCGAAAGGTCATTGGCGGTTTTGCAAAAGAAAATCAATCCCCCCAGGAGATGATGCCCGCTATGGCTCAAATGTCAAAATTAAATCGCGATTACGGCACTTACTTGGCCCTGGCATTGATATTGGAATTTTTTATTCCATAA
- a CDS encoding ribonuclease H family protein codes for MKYYAVKKGRTPGIYDNWDRCKAQVHGYPGAVYKSFKEKSAALAFLKDDQFATQQDSPLKPDQETFIAYVDGSYDVETGRYACGVVMLTPEGETTLSKAYCNPQNASLRNVAGELAGACLAMDYGLMHGAKTLIIVHDYSGIAEWVRGSWQAKLPLTQEYRDYARHIGEQLTLRFVKVKGHSGDTYNEYADCLAREALNKKGS; via the coding sequence ATTAAGTATTATGCTGTCAAAAAAGGGCGTACGCCCGGTATTTATGATAATTGGGACAGGTGTAAGGCGCAAGTTCACGGGTATCCGGGAGCTGTGTATAAAAGCTTTAAAGAAAAATCTGCAGCCCTTGCCTTTCTCAAGGATGATCAGTTTGCCACTCAGCAGGATAGTCCTCTAAAACCCGATCAAGAAACTTTTATCGCTTATGTGGATGGAAGTTACGATGTGGAAACGGGGCGGTATGCCTGCGGCGTTGTCATGCTCACTCCCGAAGGGGAAACAACGCTGTCAAAAGCTTATTGTAATCCGCAAAATGCATCCTTGCGCAATGTGGCTGGCGAATTGGCCGGGGCCTGTCTGGCCATGGACTATGGCCTCATGCACGGCGCTAAAACCTTGATCATCGTACACGATTACAGCGGGATAGCTGAGTGGGTAAGAGGTAGCTGGCAGGCTAAACTGCCCTTAACCCAAGAATACCGGGATTATGCACGCCATATTGGTGAGCAATTAACCCTTCGCTTTGTCAAAGTCAAAGGACATAGCGGAGACACATATAATGAATATGCAGATTGTTTGGCTCGAGAAGCCTTAAATAAAAAGGGGTCATAA
- a CDS encoding formate--tetrahydrofolate ligase gives MKTDIEIANSVTPQPIEKIAEQLNISKEDLYLYGPYKAKLNLSLAENRPSKGKLILVTAINPTPAGEGKTTTTVGLGDALAKAGHRTVIALREPSLGPVFGIKGGATGGGYAQVIPMEDINLHFTGDMHAITAANNLLAAAIDNHIHQGNALGIDPRRIIWKRCLDMNDRALRKIVCSLGGPTNGMPREEGFDITVASEVMAILCLAKDLEDLKTRLGRIVVAENFSGDYVLAKDLEVQGAMAMLLKDALKPNLVQTLEHTPAIIHGGPFANIAHGCNSVTATKMALAFGDIAVTEAGFGADLGAEKFFDIKCRYAGLTPDAVVVVATVRALKYNGGLPKSELEAENLPALEKGLPNLLRHLDNIQNVYGLPAVVAINRFPTDTEAEINLIRKACERQGVEVALSEVWAKGSAGGAELAKAVLSLLQAPRDFRYAYQLEAPIEVKIRELVQKIYHGRDVTFSKTAQNAIAHLTAAGYAHLPICMAKTQYSFSDDATQLGAPEGFTVTVQDLHVSAGAGFIVVLCGNILTMPGLPKKPAANQMDIAADGTITGLF, from the coding sequence ATGAAAACCGATATTGAAATTGCGAATTCCGTCACACCGCAACCGATTGAAAAAATAGCGGAACAATTAAATATTTCAAAAGAAGATTTGTACCTCTATGGACCCTATAAAGCCAAGCTCAATTTATCGCTGGCTGAAAATCGCCCATCAAAAGGGAAACTCATTCTAGTTACAGCTATTAATCCGACGCCGGCTGGAGAAGGTAAAACCACGACCACCGTCGGTTTGGGGGATGCCTTGGCCAAAGCCGGACATCGGACGGTTATTGCCCTGCGGGAGCCGTCTTTAGGGCCGGTATTCGGCATTAAGGGTGGCGCTACAGGGGGCGGTTATGCCCAGGTCATTCCGATGGAAGACATCAACCTCCACTTTACCGGCGATATGCACGCCATTACCGCTGCCAATAATTTACTGGCAGCCGCCATTGACAACCATATTCACCAGGGAAACGCCTTAGGGATTGACCCCCGCCGAATCATTTGGAAGCGCTGCCTGGACATGAACGATCGCGCTTTGCGTAAAATCGTCTGCAGTTTAGGCGGGCCGACCAACGGCATGCCGCGTGAAGAAGGTTTTGACATTACGGTGGCGTCAGAAGTTATGGCCATCTTATGCCTGGCCAAGGACTTGGAAGACCTAAAAACACGTCTTGGGCGTATTGTTGTTGCAGAAAACTTTTCCGGCGATTACGTTTTGGCGAAAGACCTGGAAGTTCAGGGCGCCATGGCGATGCTCTTAAAGGACGCCTTAAAGCCCAACCTGGTTCAAACGCTGGAACATACACCGGCCATTATTCATGGTGGCCCCTTTGCCAACATTGCCCACGGCTGCAATAGTGTTACAGCAACGAAGATGGCACTGGCTTTTGGCGATATTGCAGTAACAGAGGCCGGTTTTGGTGCTGACCTGGGCGCTGAAAAGTTTTTCGATATTAAATGCCGGTACGCCGGGTTAACGCCGGATGCCGTTGTGGTGGTGGCAACGGTGCGCGCCTTAAAATACAACGGTGGCCTGCCAAAATCTGAACTGGAGGCTGAAAACCTGCCGGCGTTGGAAAAGGGACTTCCCAATTTGCTCCGCCATTTGGACAACATTCAAAATGTCTATGGCTTGCCTGCTGTTGTGGCCATCAACCGCTTTCCCACAGATACGGAAGCAGAAATCAATTTGATCCGCAAGGCCTGCGAAAGGCAAGGGGTAGAAGTGGCCCTCTCTGAAGTTTGGGCAAAGGGCAGTGCCGGCGGTGCAGAATTGGCAAAAGCTGTCCTGTCCCTCTTACAGGCACCCCGTGATTTTCGGTATGCCTACCAATTGGAGGCGCCGATAGAGGTTAAAATACGTGAGCTTGTTCAAAAAATCTATCATGGGCGCGATGTGACCTTTAGCAAAACCGCCCAAAATGCCATCGCTCATTTAACCGCGGCCGGTTATGCTCACCTGCCCATTTGCATGGCCAAAACCCAATACTCCTTTTCCGATGATGCTACCCAATTGGGCGCTCCGGAAGGATTTACCGTTACCGTTCAAGACCTTCATGTTTCAGCCGGCGCCGGCTTTATTGTCGTCTTATGCGGCAATATCTTAACCATGCCCGGCTTGCCGAAAAAACCTGCAGCCAATCAGATGGATATAGCGGCAGATGGCACGATTACCGGCTTATTTTAA
- a CDS encoding 4Fe-4S binding protein — translation MAHVINGDCCISCGACEGECPVSAISANDDGIRVIDADACIDCGSCAAACPSECIDAE, via the coding sequence ATGGCTCACGTTATTAATGGTGATTGCTGCATCTCTTGCGGCGCATGTGAAGGTGAATGCCCGGTTAGCGCAATCAGCGCTAACGATGACGGCATCCGCGTCATTGATGCTGATGCATGCATTGACTGCGGCAGCTGCGCAGCTGCTTGCCCTTCTGAATGCATCGACGCAGAATAA